The following are encoded together in the Babesia microti strain RI chromosome II, complete genome genome:
- a CDS encoding hypothetical protein (overlaps_old_locusTagID:BBM_II00200), with amino-acid sequence MSWCRLMLTLVIWTIQIKFTYQVPCCCLYGPVISLFCSHNRRQFQPSNHFNSIKDHLFSSSSLKNVSLNLKSIDTNDFVVRRGLRFDIIRPSYSGVIINKIIYRDKELPLSPTPLYREVYRFKQCLFSYLYVMSYYGEENTYFQVYRKMRGTRLKYSLYDEDNLPDGLLQGGSIINRVSNLVYGKDIRINVFGDLINKNISRFGDKNKFYMVSLTPTAESSTAGILSNYRVREFLDFGGYFTMELPRDYDYFVLFKDLDSISLIVSVEGLAKFYRYQMQGDSYVQQSAIDRLEPVSTLEFEDLYKEANLEAVQVDLTKPYFPNSLICNYHDNELTITPKPGKVITKIIIPGTEVDLNGKFPSNYVKVKFFSDVDIVFISGLSPGDTPLSLHFVINKTQNTAYQFHQVEKIDSSFKTKELDYNKNGIPVSIEINVLSQVISHIGNTTLFSGEVTDTIFFCTSLGKVDELKIDTFRIEAQDNCLANFFMYLKDKSLLISVTMDKMGLMNIKSFMHIIRGNSSSFRLIPPDKSKNIISELNHQLYSNDSDTFEKTLFVDVKNAKASPGIKITHLPDKSLLYTVDSTLFEDNKKSYISSVKFGSHRYKLKPGWAQIGVYTLNNSETLVIIDEMESADAGVSRTIFSIPHVTTSSILSKSTKVDWDNPILMNHLKITPGNVNSNPTDYHLSHVMNFVMTDPRGLAGVITKLDFGNNSTIYLPVMGSGIIIGDVVYHEMVDKWHESYIFTLVKLTKSNENTSTLTIYRLSIDKVKVISYNIVDEVDCSYIGDIIYESNTADKLLEPLVVDLDLKNIDKNIFLVKNEANLNTVTPTKHTDEAYYNGRKYKIGTVKLADGLNDKGYPRYSEKKVDFTEDKISILSLVDNVWLSEVYEKSNGEFKFVSKDPLDDLLGLENLQPRKGMQYITLEMENDRSINFLRLKESFYYCGKNVTIKSAYAYAMLINNGNYNTSLWFYQVNPNRDGEVKILQCNNVPFINPKFNTSWVDSSHVLNMEMAKQIQNSKLLYAKLSTLNIDLDFLPTGVIKAHNDNLTVYTCPNRSIGNVAFGNVNLSVNSIFTRVFVNISDSGRFVLVESYKEGGTGIVIDAFKENEYARGCYTKINLSELEGQLEHMIGPYSFETGSTSTYGLVFPR; translated from the coding sequence ATGAGCTGGTGCAGGCTTATGTTAACTTTGGTAATCTGGACCATACAGATCAAATTTACTTACCAAGTACCGTGTTGTTGCTTATACGGACCTGTAATATCTTTGTTTTGTTCTCATAATCGCAGACAATTTCAACCGTCCAACCATTTCAATTCGATTAAAGATCATTTGTTTTCATCGTCCagtttaaaaaatgtttcatTGAACTTGAAGTcaattgatacaaatgattttgtCGTTAGACGTGGATTGAGATTTGATATCATACGCCCGAGTTATTCGGGggtaataattaataaaattatatacagaGATAAGGAGCTGCCTTTGTCTCCTACACCACTTTATAGGGAAGTCTACAGATTCAAACAATGTTTATTTTCTTATCTCTACGTTATGAGTTATTATGGCGAAGAGAATACCTATTTCCAGGTGTATAGAAAAATGAGGGGCACACGACTTAAATATTCGCTTTACGATGAAGATAATTTACCCGATGGGTTATTACAGGGAGGGTCTATTATTAACAGGGTATCCAACCTTGTGTATGGAAAGGATATCCGCATTAATGTTTTTGGCgatttaatcaataaaaatataagtCGTTTTGgcgataaaaataaattttatatggtATCATTAACACCAACCGCAGAAAGTAGCACTGCAGGTATACTATCTAATTATCGAGTGAGGGAATTTCTTGACTTTGGTGGCTATTTTACTATGGAACTGCCTCGTGATTATGATTACTTTGTCCTGTTCAAAGATCTAGATTCCATAAGCCTGATTGTATCAGTTGAAGGCTTAGCCAAATTTTACAGATATCAGATGCAAGGCGATTCGTATGTCCAACAGTCCGCAATTGACAGATTAGAACCTGTATCTACATTGGAATTTGAAGATTTATATAAAGAGGCGAATTTGGAAGCTGTTCAAGTAGATTTGACAAAACCATACTTTCCCAATTCCCTAATTTGCAACTATCACGATAACGAGCTTACAATTACCCCTAAGCCTGGAAAAGTGAtaactaaaattataattccAGGAACTGAAGTGGATTTGAACGGTAAATTTCCATCCAATTATGTAAAagtgaaattttttagcGATGTGGacattgtatttatatctGGTCTCTCTCCAGGTGATACACCCTTGTCACTCCATTTTGTGATTAACAAAACTCAGAACACGGCTTATCAATTCCACCAGGTGGAAAAAATAGATTCATCATTTAAGACAAAAGAACTCGACTATAACAAAAATGGGATACCGGTATCGATTGAAATCAATGTTTTATCCCAAGTAATAAGCCATATTGGCAATACCACGTTATTTAGCGGTGAAGTTACGgatacaatatttttttgcaCATCATTAGGGAAAGTGGATGAGCTTAAAATAGACACTTTTAGAATCGAAGCACAAGATAATTGTTTGGCCAACTTTTTTATGTATCTCAAAGACAAATCACTCTTAATTTCTGTGACTATGGACAAAATGGGgttaatgaatataaagaGCTTTATGCACATAATTAGGGGAAATTCATCATCGTTTCGTTTAATACCTCctgataaatcaaaaaatattataagtgAATTAAACCACCAATTGTATTCAAATGATAGTGATACATTTGAAAAGACATTATTTGTGGACGTGAAGAATGCTAAAGCATCACCTGGGATCAAAATTACTCACTTACCCGATAAATCCTTGTTGTATACAGTGGATAGCACTCTATTTGAGGATAATAAAAAGTCTTACATCTCTAGCGTCAAATTTGGATCTCATCGTTACAAACTCAAACCGGGCTGGGCGCAAATTGGGGTATATACCCTCAACAACTCAGAGACCCTTGTTATCATAGACGAAATGGAATCTGCCGATGCAGGTGTCTCTagaacaattttttcaatccCACACGTAACTACATCTTCTATTTTGTCCAAATCGACCAAAGTAGACTGGGATAATCCAATACTTATGAAccatttaaaaataacaccGGGAAATGTGAACAGTAACCCTACAGACTATCATTTAAGTCACGTAATGAATTTTGTGATGACCGATCCACGGGGGTTGGCGGGGGttattacaaaattggACTTTGGCAATAATAGCACAATTTATCTACCAGTTATGGGTTCGGGTATTATAATTGGAGATGTCGTGTACCACGAAATGGTTGACAAATGGCATGAGAGttacatatttacattGGTAAAACTTACAAAATCAAACGAAAATACGTCGACATTAACCATATATAGATTATCTATAGATAAGGTCAAAGTAATATCTTATAATATTGTGGATGAAGTAGATTGCAGTTATATTGgagatataatttatgaatCAAACACTGCGGATAAATTGCTGGAGCCTTTGGTAGTGGATTTggatttgaaaaatatagacaaaaatatattcctCGTTAAAAACGAGGCGAATTTGAATACTGTGACTCCAACAAAACACACAGATGAAGCATATTACAATGGAAGAAAGTACAAAATTGGTACTGTAAAACTTGCAGATGGTCTAAATGATAAGGGATACCCTCGGTACTCCGAAAAAAAAGTCGATTTCACCGAGGACAAAATAAGCATACTTTCCTTGGTGGACAATGTATGGCTCTCCGAAGTGTATGAGAAATCGAATGGggaatttaaatttgtgtCAAAAGATCCCTTGGATGATTTATTGGGATTGGAAAATTTACAACCCAGGAAAGGCATGCAATATATTACGCTAGAGATGGAAAATGACAGAAGCATAAATTTTCTCAGGCTAAAGGAAAGTTTCTACTATTGCGGGAAAAACGTAACAATAAAATCGGCCTATGCGTACGCCATGCTAATAAACAATGGAAATTATAATACCTCCTTGTGGTTTTATCAAGTTAACCCTAACCGTGATGGTGAGGTTAAAATCCTCCAGTGTAATAACGTACCTTTTATCAACCCAAAATTTAACACTAGTTGGGTTGACTCATCGCACGTTTTAAATATGGAAATGGCAAAACAGATCCAAAATTCAAAACTTTTATACGCAAAACTTTCcactttaaatattgatttggaTTTTCTTCCAACTGGCGTAATAAAGGCACATAATGACAACCTAACTGTATACACCTGCCCCAACAGAAGCATAGGTAATGTTGCATTTGGAAATGTTAACTTATCCGTAAATTCTATCTTTACCAGGGTATTTGTCAACATTTCTGACTCTGGCCGTTTTGTGCTGGTAGAGTCGTATAAAGAAGGCGGCACTGGTATTGTCATCGATGCATTTAAGGAGAATGAATATGCCAGAGGATGCTATACCAAAATTAACCTCAGCGAATTGGAAGGCCAGTTGGAGCATATGATTGGGCCTTATAGCTTTGAGACTGGTTCCACTAGCACCTACGGACTGGTCTTCCCGCGGTGA
- a CDS encoding histidyl-tRNA synthetase (overlaps_old_locusTagID:BBM_II00195), translating to MQRLPVTLGFCGFTVEDLCLIAISKCPIVLDKAVCSRLGIEVTDFGTTNANCISETSTSSNSVSRILSSLALERSIKSKAGDPLHIKSLLNQLNADDLEPIAPTAEGLDNISNSLTCADDCLGRSILISKLINTLSDYSDCVLGLLCEINGVKNIPFAELQSFPNSTSSSRNLQWLLQDSKYIQKSKGSDTSDNVKQLIVDLIVLIGNVRMDAERMSKSCKNFLGNRINTFKQQDLFEQIFKIQLNLHVTSIYNSIIFILQNFINLNNIISGTNNTYINPKLPSTSRFTTQMGDIELMAFNWIEALNFVMNDLICKASQMSKSSKKSGNGSAGQILGFGRGNLLVEQFFITKKQLLKDYNLCLMANELAELLVPQNQMGRKPKVPKGTQDFGPKQMTLRSMMFDKIKKIFLQHGAVEIDTPVFELRETLLNKYGDDQKLIFELKDQGGEQLALRYDLTIPFARFIASQQSNKIKRFHIGKVYRRDDPQMTNGRFREFVQCDFDISGDYDSMIPDAEVVFIMWRILQSFHHSIGEFKVKLSHRKLLDAVLEVSHVPQQLRKSISSSIDKLDKETWENISSEMMQKGLSQASIKSIKGYISLNGTISSVLSQLENTEISKLENAKTAIEEIKLFNQYTLSFHMGKEPPLVLDLSLARGLDYYTGLIYEAVLIDNKDVGSIAAGGRYDGLIGSFSSTTVPAIGLSIGVERLFRIIESKSTDYRTRDTKVYVCSIGDGMILERIKICSELWKADISAEFAHFQNPKIKKQLDLATAAKVPLVVIIGADELTDNSVIIKQKSVLGGNDWEQTRVTRPNMVQVLKQKIASFGYDNI from the coding sequence ATGCAACGGCTACCTGTCACATTAGGCTTCTGTGGCTTCACAGTAGAAGATCTATGTCTAATAGCTATTTCAAAATGTCCAATTGTACTAGATAAGGCTGTTTGTTCCAGATTAGGCATAGAAGTAACAGATTTTGGCACAACTAATGCAAACTGCATAAGCGAAACCTCTACATCTTCAAATTCAGTATCTAGAATTTTGTCCTCATTAGCACTAGAAAGGAGCATCAAATCTAAGGCAGGAGACCCTCTTCATATCAAATCACTACTAAATCAACTGAATGCAGATGACTTAGAGCCCATTGCACCAACAGCAGAAGGTTTGGATAATATTAGCAATAGTTTGACGTGTGCCGATGATTGTTTGGGACGGTCAATTTTGATATCAAAACTGATTAATACATTGTCTGATTACTCTGATTGCGTATTAGGCCTTCTTTGTGAAATTAACGGAGTAAAGAACATCCCATTCGCAGAATTGCAATCCTTTCCTAATTCAACCTCTAGCTCCAGAAATTTGCAATGGCTACTGCAAGATAGCAAATACatacaaaaatcaaaaGGATCAGACACTAGTGATAATGTTAAACAGCTTATTGTTGATCTAATAGTATTAATTGGCAACGTTAGGATGGATGCGGAAAGGATGTCAAAGAgctgtaaaaattttctgGGTAACAgaataaatacatttaagCAGCAAGATttatttgaacaaatttttaaaatccAATTGAATCTGCATGTCACATCTATATATAACAGCATTATATTCATACTTCAGAACTTTATCAACTTAAACAATATCATTAGTGGCAcaaataacacatataTTAACCCAAAATTGCCAAGCACATCACGTTTCACCACTCAAATGGGGGATATTGAATTGATGGCTTTTAATTGGATAGAAGCACTTAATTTTGTGATGAATGACTTAATATGCAAGGCTAGTCAAATGTCCAAAAGTTCCAAAAAGAGCGGCAATGGATCTGCTGGACAAATATTGGGCTTTGGCAGGGGAAATTTGTTGgttgaacaatttttcataacCAAAAAACAGTTATTAAAGGATTACAACCTTTGTTTAATGGCGAATGAGCTTGCTGAGTTGTTGGTACCACAAAACCAAATGGGGAGGAAACCAAAGGTTCCAAAGGGCACTCAGGATTTCGGCCCCAAACAAATGACCCTAAGATCTATGATGTTTGACAAAATAAAGAAGATCTTTTTGCAACACGGAGCTGTTGAAATTGACACACCAGTGTTTGAACTGAGGGAGACGCTTTTGAACAAATATGGGGATGACCAGAAGCTTATATTTGAGCTTAAAGATCAAGGAGGAGAACAATTAGCCCTTAGATACGATTTGACAATTCCATTTGCTCGATTCATAGCCTCTCAACAATCAAACAAGATAAAACGGTTCCACATAGGCAAGGTGTACAGGAGGGACGATCCACAAATGACAAATGGGAGGTTTAGGGAATTCGTACAGTGTGATTTCGACATTTCAGGCGATTATGACTCTATGATCCCAGATGCAGAAGTAGTTTTCATCATGTGGCGTATACTACAATCATTTCATCATTCAATTGGGGAATTTAAGGTTAAATTATCGCATAGAAAGTTGTTGGATGCTGTGTTGGAAGTTTCACATGTACCTCAGCAATTACGCAAATCAATCTCCAGTTCTATAGACAAGCTAGATAAGGAAACTTGggaaaatatatcaagtGAAATGATGCAGAAGGGATTATCACAAGCGTCAATTAAATCTATTAAAGGGTATATATCACTGAATGGCACAATATCAAGTGTACTTTCTCAACTTGAAAATACAGAAATATCCAAATTGGAAAATGCAAAAACTGCAATTGAAGAAATAAAACTGTTTAACCAATATACTTTATCGTTTCATATGGGCAAAGAACCGCCACTCGTACTTGACCTAAGTTTGGCAAGGGGCCTAGATTACTATACTGGATTGATCTACGAAGCTGTACTAATAGACAATAAAGATGTCGGTTCTATTGCCGCTGGAGGTAGGTATGATGGATTAATTGGATCATTTTCATCCACAACTGTACCGGCAATTGGATTATCGATAGGAGTAGAACGATTGTTTAGAATCATTGAAAGTAAATCCACAGACTACAGAACACGCGACACTAAAGTTTATGTATGTTCAATTGGCGATGGAATGATTTTGGAGagaattaaaatttgcagTGAGCTATGGAAAGCAGATATTTCTGCTGAATTTGCTCATTTTCAGAATCCAAAAATTAAGAAACAGCTGGACTTGGCTACTGCAGCTAAAGTACCTTTGGTTGTGATAATAGGCGCAGATGAATTGACGGATAATAGTGTAATAATAAAGCAAAAGTCTGTGCTTGGAGGAAATGATTGGGAGCAGACCAGGGTTACTAGACCAAATATGGTTCAGGTGTTGAAACAGAAAATTGCTAGTTTTGGATAtgacaatatttaa
- a CDS encoding hypothetical protein (overlaps_old_locusTagID:BBM_II00205), translating into MKFKIYITLLSLLYAETIRATNVFYDTNGVNVPPGVVHENKFGIDIYTSSTNNYDSVIFFGSKLSTKSNWHIRELVIFKVKFTTYIKIVTVDLKNRFTINYYAHEKNKLSNISVDKMLSAMRQFQEMNDIADDFMDRIIRGIPSHPTPGVNRENQLLVIDGHATQTTNSTDLRGSSYDKSIGKTPGSSIQTASNTGIDVDHGDGIRAVSTKASPLPPSSISDLESKNSRLDTKSEHMYQLTGQFRQVKKIEIDAKLPKVVLDSKFGLQGVTMDNQHKDYVLYMVEGGFDPKFHINQISFGPLIIDYTEDHFVSLIVMNEGDRHIEVVSLHNQGLYTMIYSGQNYELDLDIPRCKEIPMPIEGKYMLLDIINPDLTNNNKIVRVDVYPTYLLYNIADNDTIIDVRCRNVDVYLGIEEKERQIHVQMNGRNVYNVTITSVIDGDVIVRSFEKDGSRFVFTDQS; encoded by the coding sequence atgaagtttAAAATCTATATCACATTGTTATCGCTCCTATATGCTGAAACAATCAGAGCTACTAATGTATTTTACGATACAAATGGAGTAAATGTGCCTCCCGGTGTGGTCCATGAGAACAAGTTTGgcattgatatatacacCTCATCCACGAATAATTATGATTCTGTCATTTTTTTTGGTAGCAAATTATCTACAAAATCTAATTGGCATATCAGGGAACTAGTGATTTTTAAGGTCAAATTCACCACatacataaaaattgtcaCCGTTGACTTAAAGAATAGATTCACCATTAACTACTATGCACATGAAAAAAACAAACTGTCTAATATCAGTGTAGATAAGATGCTCTCAGCCATGCGCCAGTTTCAGGAGATGAATGACATCGCCGACGACTTTATGGATAGGATTATTAGAGGGATACCTTCTCATCCGACACCTGGAGTAAATAGAGAAAATCAACTACTTGTGATAGACGGACACGCGACACAAACCACAAATTCTACGGATTTGAGAGGCAGCAGTTATGACAAATCTATAGGAAAAACCCCAGGGTCGTCAATTCAAACAGCTTCTAATACTGGCATTGACGTTGACCATGGTGATGGAATCAGGGCTGTATCCACGAAAGCTTCTCCTCTCCCCCCTTCTTCAATATCAGATTTGGAATCGAAAAACTCTAGGTTAGACACAAAGTCTGAACATATGTACCAATTAACAGGACAATTTCGCCAGGTGAAGAAGATAGAAATAGACGCCAAGTTACCTAAGGTGGTTTTGGACTCCAAATTTGGCCTTCAAGGAGTGACTATGGATAACCAACACAAAGACTATGTGCTTTATATGGTGGAAGGCGGGTTCGACCCAAAGTTTCATATAAATCAGATAAGTTTTGGACCTCTGATAATCGACTACACTGAGGATCATTTCGTGAGTTTGATAGTCATGAATGAGGGAGACCGACATATCGAAGTTGTATCGCTACACAATCAGGGCTTATATACTATGATTTATAGTGGACAGAATTACGAACTAGATCTAGACATCCCTAGGTGTAAAGAGATTCCGATGCCCATTGAAGgcaaatatatgttattagACATTATCAATCCCGACCtaactaataataataagATTGTGAGGGTGGATGTGTACCCTACTTActtgttatataatatagcTGATAATGACACAATAATCGATGTCAGATGTCGTAACGTGGACGTTTATTTGGGAATTGAGGAAAAGGAGAGGCAGATTCATGTGCAAATGAATGGAAGGAATGTATACAATGTGACAATTACATCGGTTATAGATGGCGATGTGATCGTCCGATCTTTTGAAAAGGATGGTTCCAGATTTGTCTTCACTGATCAATCATAA